Proteins encoded together in one Bos indicus isolate NIAB-ARS_2022 breed Sahiwal x Tharparkar chromosome 25, NIAB-ARS_B.indTharparkar_mat_pri_1.0, whole genome shotgun sequence window:
- the NYAP1 gene encoding neuronal tyrosine-phosphorylated phosphoinositide-3-kinase adapter 1 isoform X2 codes for MNLLYRKTKLEWRQHKEEEAKRSSSKEVAPAGPAAGPGAGPGPGVRVRDIASLRRSLRMGFMTMPASQEHTPHPCRSAMAPRSLSCHSVGSMDSVGGGPGGGSGGLTEDGGTRRPPAKPRRHPSTKLSMAGSGAETPPSKKAGSQKPTPEGRESGRKVPPQKPRRSPNTQLSVSFDESCPPAPSPRGGNLPLQRLSRGSCVAGDPEAGAQEEEPVYIEMVGDVFKGGGRSGGGLTGPPLGGGGPTPPVGADSDSDESEAIYEEMKYPLPEEAGEGRANGAPALTAASTPHQPHALQPHTHRRPASALPSRRDGTPTKTTPCEIPPPFPNLLQHRPPLLAFPQAKSASRTPGDGVSRLPVLCHSKEPAGSTPAPQVPARERETPPLPPPPPAANLLLLGPSGRARSHSTPLPPQGSGQPRGERELPNSHSMICPKAAGAPAAPPAPAALLPGAPKDKAVSYTMVYSAVKVTTHSVLPAGPPLGAGEPKTEKEIAVLHGMLCTSSRPPVPGKSSPHSGALGAAAGVLHHRACLASPHSLPDPTTGPLTPLWTYPAAAAGLKRPPAYESLKAGGVLNKGCGMGAPSPMVKIQLQEQGTDGGAFASISCAHVIASAGTPEEEEEMGASTFGAGWALQRKVLYGGRKAKELDKIEDGARAWNGSAEGLGKVEREDRGPLASGIPVRSQGAEGLLARIHHGGDRGGGRTALPIPCQTFPACHRNGDFTGGYRLGRSASTSGVRQAALHTPRPCSQPRDAPSQTQPALPLPLPLPLPLPPQPARERDGKLLEVIERKRCVCKEIKARHRPDRGLCKQESMPILPSWRRGPEPRKSGTPPCRRQHTVLWDTAI; via the exons ATGAACCTCCTCTACCGAAAAACCAAGCTGGAGTGGAGGCAGCACAAGGAAGAGGAGGCCAAGAGGAG CTCCAGTAAGGAGGTGGCTCCCGCAGGCCCCGCGGCGGGGCCCGGGGCTGGCCCAGGGCCGGGCGTCCGCGTGCGGGACATCGCCTCGCTGCGCCGCTCCCTCAGGATGGGCTTCATGACGATGCCCGCCTCCCAGGagcacaccccccacccctgccgcaGCGCCATGGCCCCGCGCTCCCTGTCCTGCCACTCGGTTGGCAGCATGGACAGTGTGGGGGGCGGGCCTGGGGGGGGCAGCGGGGGCCTCACTGAGGACGGCGGCACCCGAAGACCCCCCGCCAAGCCCCGGAGGCACCCCAGCACCAAGCTTAGCATGGCGGGGTCGGGGGCAGAGACGCCCCCCAGCAAGAAAGCAG GCTCTCAGAAGCCAACCCCCGAGGGCCGCGAGTCAGGCCGGAAGGTCCCTCCGCAGAAGCCCAGGCGAAGCCCCAACACCCAGCTGTCGGTCTCCTTCGATGAGTCctgtcccccagccccctcccctcgaGGGGGGAACCTGCCCCTTCAGCGCCTCAGCAGGGGCTCCTGTGTGGCCGGGGACCCTGAGGCGGGCGCCCAGGAAGAAGAGCCCGTGTACATTGAGATGGTGGGCGATGTCTTCAAGGGAGGAGGGCGGAGTGGAGGAGGCCTGACGGGGCCccctctggggggtgggggcccaACCCCTCCCGTTGGCGCTGACTCGGACTCGGACGAGAGTGAGGCCATCTATGAGGAGATGAAGTACCCGCTGCCCGAGGAGGCCGGGGAAGGCCGGGCCAATGGGGCCCCTGCACTGACCGCAGCCTCCACGCCACACCAGCCTCACGCCCTTCAGCCCCACACCCACCGCCGGCCAGCTTCAGCCCTCCCGAGCCGAAGGGATGGCACGCCCACCAAGACCACTCCATGTGAAATTCCCCCGCCCTTCCCCAACCTCCTCCAGCACCGGCCTCCGCTCCTGGCCTTCCCCCAAGCCAAGTCTGCTTCCCGAACCCCCGGTGACGGGGTCTCGAGGCTACCGGTCCTCTGCCACTCCAAGGAGCCAGCTGGCTCCACCCCAGCTCCCCAAGTGCCTGCCCGGGAGCGGGAGACGCCTCCCCTACCGCCTCCGCCTCCCGCtgccaacctgctgctgctgggaCCCTCGGGCCGAGCCCGGAGCCACTCAACACCATTGCCGCCCCAGGGCTCTGGCCAGCCCCGGGGGGAGCGGGAGCTCCCCAATTCCCACAGCATGATCTGCCCCAAGGCGGCAGGGGCACCAGCAGCCCCTCCTGCCCCGGCTGCCTTGCTCCCCGGCGCCCCCAAGGACAAGGCCGTCTCTTACACCATGGTGTACTCAGCAGTCAAGGTGACCACGCACTCCGTCCTGCCAGCTGGCCCGCCCCTGGGTGCTGGggagccaaagacggagaaggaAATCGCAGTCCTCCATGGGATGCTGTGCACCAGCTCGAGGCCCCCTGTGCCCGGGAAGTCCAGCCCCCACagtggggctctgggtgcagcagctGGGGTTCTCCACCACCGCGCCTGCCTGGCCTCCCCACACAGCCTTCCGGATCCAACCACAGGCCCCCTGACCCCCCTCTGGACCTACCCAGCTGCAGCAGCTGGGCTCAAGAGACCCCCTGCCTATGAGAGCCTCAAGGCTGGGGGGGTGCTGAATAAGGGCTGTGGGATGGGAGCTCCGTCCCCCATGGTCAAGATCCAGCTGCAAGAGCAAGGGACAGACGGGGGGGCCTTCGCCAGCATCTCCTGTGCCCACGTCATCGCCAGTGCAGGGACgccagaggaggaagaagagatgggCGCCTCGACGTTTGGGGCAGGCTGGGCTCTGCAGCGGAAGGTCCTGTATGGAGGGAGGAaggcaaaagagctggaca AGATCGAGGATGGTGCCCGGGCCTGGAATGGCAGTGCTGAGGGTCTAGGCAAGGTGGAGCGTGAGGACAGAGGCCCTCTGGCATCAGGGATCCCGGTGAGGAGCCAGGGGGCAGAGGGCCTGCTGGCCAGGATCCACCACGGAGGGGACCGAGGAGGAGGCCGCACGGCGCTGCCCATACCCTGCCAGACCTTCCCTGCCTGCCACCGCAACGGAG ACTTCACTGGAGGCTACCGCCTGGGGCGTTCCGCCTCCACCTCCGGAGTCCGGCAGGCCGCGCTCCACACCCCCCGGCCCTGCAGCCAGCCCAGGGATGCCCCGAGCCAG ACCCAGCCTGcgctgccgctgccgctgccgctgccgctgccCCTGCCGCCCCAGCCCGCCCGCGAGCGCGACGGCAAGCTGCTGGAGGTGATTGAGCGCAAGCGCTGCGtgtgcaaggagatcaaggcgCGCCACCGGCCCGACCGGGGCCTCTGCAAGCAGGAGAGCATGCCTATCCTCCCCAGCTGGCGGCGCGGGCCCGAGCCCCGCAAGTCCGGCACGCCGCCCTGCCGCCGGCAGCACACAGTCCTCTGGGACACGGCCATCTGA
- the NYAP1 gene encoding neuronal tyrosine-phosphorylated phosphoinositide-3-kinase adapter 1 isoform X1, with amino-acid sequence MNLLYRKTKLEWRQHKEEEAKRSSSKEVAPAGPAAGPGAGPGPGVRVRDIASLRRSLRMGFMTMPASQEHTPHPCRSAMAPRSLSCHSVGSMDSVGGGPGGGSGGLTEDGGTRRPPAKPRRHPSTKLSMAGSGAETPPSKKAGSQKPTPEGRESGRKVPPQKPRRSPNTQLSVSFDESCPPAPSPRGGNLPLQRLSRGSCVAGDPEAGAQEEEPVYIEMVGDVFKGGGRSGGGLTGPPLGGGGPTPPVGADSDSDESEAIYEEMKYPLPEEAGEGRANGAPALTAASTPHQPHALQPHTHRRPASALPSRRDGTPTKTTPCEIPPPFPNLLQHRPPLLAFPQAKSASRTPGDGVSRLPVLCHSKEPAGSTPAPQVPARERETPPLPPPPPAANLLLLGPSGRARSHSTPLPPQGSGQPRGERELPNSHSMICPKAAGAPAAPPAPAALLPGAPKDKAVSYTMVYSAVKVTTHSVLPAGPPLGAGEPKTEKEIAVLHGMLCTSSRPPVPGKSSPHSGALGAAAGVLHHRACLASPHSLPDPTTGPLTPLWTYPAAAAGLKRPPAYESLKAGGVLNKGCGMGAPSPMVKIQLQEQGTDGGAFASISCAHVIASAGTPEEEEEMGASTFGAGWALQRKVLYGGRKAKELDTEIEDGARAWNGSAEGLGKVEREDRGPLASGIPVRSQGAEGLLARIHHGGDRGGGRTALPIPCQTFPACHRNGDFTGGYRLGRSASTSGVRQAALHTPRPCSQPRDAPSQTQPALPLPLPLPLPLPPQPARERDGKLLEVIERKRCVCKEIKARHRPDRGLCKQESMPILPSWRRGPEPRKSGTPPCRRQHTVLWDTAI; translated from the exons ATGAACCTCCTCTACCGAAAAACCAAGCTGGAGTGGAGGCAGCACAAGGAAGAGGAGGCCAAGAGGAG CTCCAGTAAGGAGGTGGCTCCCGCAGGCCCCGCGGCGGGGCCCGGGGCTGGCCCAGGGCCGGGCGTCCGCGTGCGGGACATCGCCTCGCTGCGCCGCTCCCTCAGGATGGGCTTCATGACGATGCCCGCCTCCCAGGagcacaccccccacccctgccgcaGCGCCATGGCCCCGCGCTCCCTGTCCTGCCACTCGGTTGGCAGCATGGACAGTGTGGGGGGCGGGCCTGGGGGGGGCAGCGGGGGCCTCACTGAGGACGGCGGCACCCGAAGACCCCCCGCCAAGCCCCGGAGGCACCCCAGCACCAAGCTTAGCATGGCGGGGTCGGGGGCAGAGACGCCCCCCAGCAAGAAAGCAG GCTCTCAGAAGCCAACCCCCGAGGGCCGCGAGTCAGGCCGGAAGGTCCCTCCGCAGAAGCCCAGGCGAAGCCCCAACACCCAGCTGTCGGTCTCCTTCGATGAGTCctgtcccccagccccctcccctcgaGGGGGGAACCTGCCCCTTCAGCGCCTCAGCAGGGGCTCCTGTGTGGCCGGGGACCCTGAGGCGGGCGCCCAGGAAGAAGAGCCCGTGTACATTGAGATGGTGGGCGATGTCTTCAAGGGAGGAGGGCGGAGTGGAGGAGGCCTGACGGGGCCccctctggggggtgggggcccaACCCCTCCCGTTGGCGCTGACTCGGACTCGGACGAGAGTGAGGCCATCTATGAGGAGATGAAGTACCCGCTGCCCGAGGAGGCCGGGGAAGGCCGGGCCAATGGGGCCCCTGCACTGACCGCAGCCTCCACGCCACACCAGCCTCACGCCCTTCAGCCCCACACCCACCGCCGGCCAGCTTCAGCCCTCCCGAGCCGAAGGGATGGCACGCCCACCAAGACCACTCCATGTGAAATTCCCCCGCCCTTCCCCAACCTCCTCCAGCACCGGCCTCCGCTCCTGGCCTTCCCCCAAGCCAAGTCTGCTTCCCGAACCCCCGGTGACGGGGTCTCGAGGCTACCGGTCCTCTGCCACTCCAAGGAGCCAGCTGGCTCCACCCCAGCTCCCCAAGTGCCTGCCCGGGAGCGGGAGACGCCTCCCCTACCGCCTCCGCCTCCCGCtgccaacctgctgctgctgggaCCCTCGGGCCGAGCCCGGAGCCACTCAACACCATTGCCGCCCCAGGGCTCTGGCCAGCCCCGGGGGGAGCGGGAGCTCCCCAATTCCCACAGCATGATCTGCCCCAAGGCGGCAGGGGCACCAGCAGCCCCTCCTGCCCCGGCTGCCTTGCTCCCCGGCGCCCCCAAGGACAAGGCCGTCTCTTACACCATGGTGTACTCAGCAGTCAAGGTGACCACGCACTCCGTCCTGCCAGCTGGCCCGCCCCTGGGTGCTGGggagccaaagacggagaaggaAATCGCAGTCCTCCATGGGATGCTGTGCACCAGCTCGAGGCCCCCTGTGCCCGGGAAGTCCAGCCCCCACagtggggctctgggtgcagcagctGGGGTTCTCCACCACCGCGCCTGCCTGGCCTCCCCACACAGCCTTCCGGATCCAACCACAGGCCCCCTGACCCCCCTCTGGACCTACCCAGCTGCAGCAGCTGGGCTCAAGAGACCCCCTGCCTATGAGAGCCTCAAGGCTGGGGGGGTGCTGAATAAGGGCTGTGGGATGGGAGCTCCGTCCCCCATGGTCAAGATCCAGCTGCAAGAGCAAGGGACAGACGGGGGGGCCTTCGCCAGCATCTCCTGTGCCCACGTCATCGCCAGTGCAGGGACgccagaggaggaagaagagatgggCGCCTCGACGTTTGGGGCAGGCTGGGCTCTGCAGCGGAAGGTCCTGTATGGAGGGAGGAaggcaaaagagctggaca CAGAGATCGAGGATGGTGCCCGGGCCTGGAATGGCAGTGCTGAGGGTCTAGGCAAGGTGGAGCGTGAGGACAGAGGCCCTCTGGCATCAGGGATCCCGGTGAGGAGCCAGGGGGCAGAGGGCCTGCTGGCCAGGATCCACCACGGAGGGGACCGAGGAGGAGGCCGCACGGCGCTGCCCATACCCTGCCAGACCTTCCCTGCCTGCCACCGCAACGGAG ACTTCACTGGAGGCTACCGCCTGGGGCGTTCCGCCTCCACCTCCGGAGTCCGGCAGGCCGCGCTCCACACCCCCCGGCCCTGCAGCCAGCCCAGGGATGCCCCGAGCCAG ACCCAGCCTGcgctgccgctgccgctgccgctgccgctgccCCTGCCGCCCCAGCCCGCCCGCGAGCGCGACGGCAAGCTGCTGGAGGTGATTGAGCGCAAGCGCTGCGtgtgcaaggagatcaaggcgCGCCACCGGCCCGACCGGGGCCTCTGCAAGCAGGAGAGCATGCCTATCCTCCCCAGCTGGCGGCGCGGGCCCGAGCCCCGCAAGTCCGGCACGCCGCCCTGCCGCCGGCAGCACACAGTCCTCTGGGACACGGCCATCTGA
- the TSC22D4 gene encoding TSC22 domain family protein 4 yields MSGGKKKSSFQITSVTLDYEGPGSPGGSDAPALPAPPGPPAPTGPSAPAPTGPPPRLPNGEPNPEPGGKSTPRNGSPPPGAPASRFRVVKLPQGLGEPYRRGRWTCVDVYERDLEPPSFSRLLEGIRGASGGNGGRSLDSRLELASLGLGAPTPQPGLSQVPTSWLRPPPTSPGPQARSFTGGLGQLAVPGKAKVETPPLSASPPQQRPPEPGTADSAGPSRAATPLPTLRVEAEAGGSAAAAAAAAAGTPPLSRVKDGALRLRMELVAPEEMGQVPPVDSRPSSPALYFFPDASLVHKSPDPFGTVAAQSLNFARSMLAISGHLDSDDDSGSGSLVGIDNKIEQAMDLVKSHLMFAVREEVEVLKEQIRDLAERNAALEQENGLLRALASPEQLAQLPSSGVPRLGPPAPNGPSV; encoded by the exons ATGAGTGGGGGCAAGAAGAAGAGTAGTTTCCAAATCACCAGCGTCACCTTGGACTACGAGGGCCCGGGGAGCCCAGGGGGTTCAGATGCCCCTGCCCTGCCGGCCCCCCCTGGGCCGCCGGCCCCAACCGGGCCATCAGCCCCAGCCCCCACCGGGCCCCCACCCCGCCTGCCCAATGGGGAGCCCAACCCCGAGCCAGGGGGCAAGAGCACCCCCCGGAACGGCTCCCCGCCGCCTGGGGCCCCCGCCTCCCGTTTCCGGGTGGTGAAGCTGCCCCAAGGCCTGGGAGAGCCTTATCGCCGAGGCCGTTGGACATGTGTGGATGTTTACGAGAGAGACCTGGAGCCCCCTAGTTTCAGCCGGCTCCTGGAGGGTATTCGAGGGGCCTCAGGGGGCAACGGGGGCAGATCTTTGGATTCCAGGTTGGAGCTGGCCAGCTTGGGCCTGGGCGCCCCTACCCCACAGCCAGGCCTGTCTCAGGTCCCCACCTCCTGGCTccgcccgccccccacctcccctggaCCTCAGGCCCGCTCCTTCACCGGGGGACTGGGCCAGCTGGCAGTGCCCGGCAAGGCCAAGGTGGAGACACCCCCACTGTcggcctccccaccccagcagcGCCCCCCAGAGCCCGGGACCGCGGATAGCGCGGGCCCTTCCCGGGCTGCCACGCCCCTGCCCACCTTGAGGGTAGAAGCAGAGGCAGGAGGTTCtgcggcagcagcagcggcggcggcggcggggaccCCTCCACTGTCCCGTGTGAAGGATGGAGCCCTGCGGCTGAGAATGGAGTTGGTTGCTCCAGAGGAGATGGGACAG GTGCCCCCAGTCGACTCTCGCCCCAGCTCCCCAGCCCTCTACTTCTTCCCCGATGCCAGTCTGGTTCACAAGTCTCCAGACCCCTTTGGAACAGTGGCTGCCCAGAGCCTCAACTTCGCCCGCTCCATGCTGGCCATCAGTGGCCACCTGGACAGCGATGATGATAG TGGCTCCGGAAGCCTGGTTGGCATTGACAACAAGATCGAACAAGCCATG GACTTGGTGAAGTCCCACCTCATGTTTGCGGTccgggaggaggtggaggtgctgAAGGAGCAGATCCGAGACCTGGCGGAGCGGAACGCGGCGCTGGAGCAGGAGAACGGACTGCTGCGTGCCCTGGCCAGCCCCGAGCAGCTGGCGCAGCTGCCTTCCTCGGGGGTCCCCCGGCTTGGACCCCCAGCGCCCAACGGGCCCTCAGTCTGA
- the SPACDR gene encoding sperm acrosome developmental regulator isoform X2 — protein sequence MGNALGAPGMCSLTVFFWKHKAKSVIMDHTDSKKNELKAEKAFKVSETFKLVEPPKEAKVSKMDVSPKVVDPCLLAKTTMDGAAVEAGRRRRSLLKLPQAAVKSVSMLMASALQSGWQMCSWKSSVSSTSVASQMKTRSPLESREAAMLREVYLVLWAIRKQLRQLARRQERRRRHHLRAHMGPQPDPAQGLKQDARSPL from the exons ATGGGAAATGCCCTAGGAGCTCCAGGGATGTGTTCACTAACT GTTTTCTTCTGGAAACACAAAGCTAAGTCAGTCATCATGGATCATACTGACTCCAAGAAAAATGAGTTGAAGGCGGAGAAGGCTTTCAAGGTGTCTGAGACTTTCAAGTTGGTTGAACCCCCCAAGGAGGCTAAGGTCTCCAAGATGGATGTGTCCCCCAAGGTGGTTGACCCCTGCCTGTTAGCCAAGACCACCATGGATGGGGCTGCGGTGGAGGCGGGTCGCCGTCGGAGATCACTGTTGAAGCTGCCCCAGGCAGCCGTCAAGTCCGTCTCCATGCTCATGGCCTCCGCCCTGCAGTCTGGCTGGCAGATGTGCAGCTGGAAG TCATCTGTGAGTTCTACCTCAGTTGCCTCCCAGATGAAGACCCGGTCCCCCCTGGAGTCGCGAGAGGCTGCGATGCTGCGGGAAGTGTACCTGGTGCTTTGGGCCATCCGGAAGCAGCTGCGGCAGCTGGCCCGCCGGCAGGAGAGACGACGCCGGCACCACCTCCGGGCCCACATGGGCCCCCAGCCCGACCCAGCTCAGGGTCTGAAACAGGATGCCCGGAGTCCCCTCTAG
- the SPACDR gene encoding sperm acrosome developmental regulator isoform X1 produces the protein MAVVIKFFRWIWQKISRWVFFWKHKAKSVIMDHTDSKKNELKAEKAFKVSETFKLVEPPKEAKVSKMDVSPKVVDPCLLAKTTMDGAAVEAGRRRRSLLKLPQAAVKSVSMLMASALQSGWQMCSWKSSVSSTSVASQMKTRSPLESREAAMLREVYLVLWAIRKQLRQLARRQERRRRHHLRAHMGPQPDPAQGLKQDARSPL, from the exons ATGGCGGTGGTTATTAAGTTCTTCCGATGGATTTGGCAAAAGATTAGCCGCTGG GTTTTCTTCTGGAAACACAAAGCTAAGTCAGTCATCATGGATCATACTGACTCCAAGAAAAATGAGTTGAAGGCGGAGAAGGCTTTCAAGGTGTCTGAGACTTTCAAGTTGGTTGAACCCCCCAAGGAGGCTAAGGTCTCCAAGATGGATGTGTCCCCCAAGGTGGTTGACCCCTGCCTGTTAGCCAAGACCACCATGGATGGGGCTGCGGTGGAGGCGGGTCGCCGTCGGAGATCACTGTTGAAGCTGCCCCAGGCAGCCGTCAAGTCCGTCTCCATGCTCATGGCCTCCGCCCTGCAGTCTGGCTGGCAGATGTGCAGCTGGAAG TCATCTGTGAGTTCTACCTCAGTTGCCTCCCAGATGAAGACCCGGTCCCCCCTGGAGTCGCGAGAGGCTGCGATGCTGCGGGAAGTGTACCTGGTGCTTTGGGCCATCCGGAAGCAGCTGCGGCAGCTGGCCCGCCGGCAGGAGAGACGACGCCGGCACCACCTCCGGGCCCACATGGGCCCCCAGCCCGACCCAGCTCAGGGTCTGAAACAGGATGCCCGGAGTCCCCTCTAG